From Scatophagus argus isolate fScaArg1 chromosome 2, fScaArg1.pri, whole genome shotgun sequence, a single genomic window includes:
- the LOC124068794 gene encoding CMRF35-like molecule 8 isoform X5, which yields MRKELLFVIWLSSGIRGKQSKIHLSAQEGGLVSISCPYDPGYEGYPKYFSKVSASFLTGTKGGPGSITCVNPPVNKTVKNGDSVAISCLYATAGEGMMKHFCKEKENFNCTSLVSTYTANYTIRERFTLTDNVQQRYFNVTISTLSHTDAGRYRCAMEGYNNNNNSIPCLTEIHLSVFTESNTTPKTSVRLPSSDQGTAFPEDDNPPNTGMIGGVSGCLALLVILLAVLLLVKDKLLKTQMCCAARGSSEQRTNIGHNTEGNHGDHNYEDIEMQEPQASPGDALLSVYSTASLPKDELHYVSVSFQKNSVSVSTEDNQPPDTVKNGSCDYSSISSPQVATHPPVTVQTVYSTVSKHREETGNVSPDHVKCEG from the exons ATGAGGAAAGagcttctctttgtcatttGGCTGTCCTCTG gAATCAGAGGCAAACAATCAAAGATTCACCTATCAGCCCAAGAAGGAGGACTGGTCAGCATCTCCTGCCCATATGACCCTGGGTATGAAGGATATCCTAAATATTTCTCTAAAG TGAGTGCAAGTTTCTTGACAGGAACCAAAGGAGGGCCTGGCAGCATTACCT GTGTCAACCCACCAGTGAACAAGACTGTTAAAAATGGAGACTCTGTTGCCATCAGCTGCCTGTATGCGACAGCTGGTGAAGGCATGATGAAACACTTctgcaaagaaaaggaaaactttaACTGCACAAGTCTAGTATCGACTTACACTGCAAATTACACAATACGAGAAAGGTTTACTCTGACAGATAACGTACAGCAAAGATACTTCAATGTGACCATTTCCACACTGAGCCATACTGATGCAGGAAGATATCGGTGTGCTATGGAAGgatataacaacaacaacaactccaTTCCATGTTTGACTGAGATCCAcctgtctgttttca CTGAAAGTAACACCACACCCAAAACATCAGTCCGTCTACCATCTTCTGACCAAGGCACTGCATTCCCAGAGGATGACAACCCTCCAAACACAG GTATGATTGGAGGTGTGAGCGGATGTCTGGCATTGTTGGTGATACTTTTGGCTGTACTTCTACTGGTTAAAGACAAACTactcaaaacacaaa tgtgttgtgCTGCAAGGGGATCATCAGAGCAGCGGACAAATATTGGACATAACACAgag GGAAATCATGGAGATCACAACTATGAAGATATAGAGATGCAGGAGCCGCAGGCAAGCCCAGGAGATGCACTGCTGTCCGTTTATTCCACCGCCAGCCTTCCCAAAGATGAGCTCCATTATGTCAGCGTCAGTTTCCAGAAGAACTCTGTCAGTGTTTCAACAGAGGACAACCAACCTCCTGACACAGTTAAAAATGGCTCCTGTGACTACTCCTCTATCAGCAGTCCTCAGGTTGCCACCCATCCTCCAGTGACAGTACAGACTGTGTATTCTACAGTCTCAAAGCACAGGGAAGAGACAGGCAATGTTTCACCTGATCATGTTAAGTGTGAAGGATGA
- the LOC124068794 gene encoding CMRF35-like molecule 8 isoform X3: MRKELLFVIWLSSGIRGKQSKIHLSAQEGGLVSISCPYDPGYEGYPKYFSKGDYGKRSTIIRTTDGKPKNTIRKGKFYLCDDTKKRILNVTIHNLNLNDAGTYWCEIDTYGFDPKIQIELRVHKAPAPLKPPMATSSPPISNTVQVLMRNQQHSARATVSASFLTGTKGGPGSITCVNPPVNKTVKNGDSVAISCLYATAGEGMMKHFCKEKENFNCTSLVSTYTANYTIRERFTLTDNVQQRYFNVTISTLSHTDAGRYRCAMEGYNNNNNSIPCLTEIHLSVFTESNTTPKTSVRLPSSDQGTAFPEDDNPPNTGMIGGVSGCLALLVILLAVLLLVKDKLLKTQMCCAARGSSEQRTNIGHNTEGNHGDHNYEDIEMQEPQASPGDALLSVYSTASLPKDELHYVSVSFQKNSVSVSTEDNQPPDTVKNGSCDYSSISSPQVATHPPVTVQTVYSTVSKHREETGNVSPDHVKCEG, translated from the exons ATGAGGAAAGagcttctctttgtcatttGGCTGTCCTCTG gAATCAGAGGCAAACAATCAAAGATTCACCTATCAGCCCAAGAAGGAGGACTGGTCAGCATCTCCTGCCCATATGACCCTGGGTATGAAGGATATCCTAAATATTTCTCTAAAGGTGATTATGGTAAAAGGTCTACGATTATTAGAACCACTGATGGAAAGCCCAAAAACACCATAAGAAAAGGGAAATTTTATCTCTGTGATGATACCAAAAAACGAATCCTGAACGTGACCATCCATAACCTGAACCTGAATGATGCTGGGACATACTGGTGTGAAATAGATACATATGGTTTTGATCCTAAAATACAAATTGAACTCAGAGTCCACAAAG CTCCTGCTCCTCTAAAGCCTCCAATGGCCACCTCCAGTCCTCCTATTTCAAACACAGTTCAAGTCCTCATGAGGAATCAGCAGCATTCAGCAAGAGCTACAG TGAGTGCAAGTTTCTTGACAGGAACCAAAGGAGGGCCTGGCAGCATTACCT GTGTCAACCCACCAGTGAACAAGACTGTTAAAAATGGAGACTCTGTTGCCATCAGCTGCCTGTATGCGACAGCTGGTGAAGGCATGATGAAACACTTctgcaaagaaaaggaaaactttaACTGCACAAGTCTAGTATCGACTTACACTGCAAATTACACAATACGAGAAAGGTTTACTCTGACAGATAACGTACAGCAAAGATACTTCAATGTGACCATTTCCACACTGAGCCATACTGATGCAGGAAGATATCGGTGTGCTATGGAAGgatataacaacaacaacaactccaTTCCATGTTTGACTGAGATCCAcctgtctgttttca CTGAAAGTAACACCACACCCAAAACATCAGTCCGTCTACCATCTTCTGACCAAGGCACTGCATTCCCAGAGGATGACAACCCTCCAAACACAG GTATGATTGGAGGTGTGAGCGGATGTCTGGCATTGTTGGTGATACTTTTGGCTGTACTTCTACTGGTTAAAGACAAACTactcaaaacacaaa tgtgttgtgCTGCAAGGGGATCATCAGAGCAGCGGACAAATATTGGACATAACACAgag GGAAATCATGGAGATCACAACTATGAAGATATAGAGATGCAGGAGCCGCAGGCAAGCCCAGGAGATGCACTGCTGTCCGTTTATTCCACCGCCAGCCTTCCCAAAGATGAGCTCCATTATGTCAGCGTCAGTTTCCAGAAGAACTCTGTCAGTGTTTCAACAGAGGACAACCAACCTCCTGACACAGTTAAAAATGGCTCCTGTGACTACTCCTCTATCAGCAGTCCTCAGGTTGCCACCCATCCTCCAGTGACAGTACAGACTGTGTATTCTACAGTCTCAAAGCACAGGGAAGAGACAGGCAATGTTTCACCTGATCATGTTAAGTGTGAAGGATGA
- the LOC124068794 gene encoding CMRF35-like molecule 8 isoform X6: MTLAPAPLKPPMATSSPPISNTVQVLMRNQQHSARATVSASFLTGTKGGPGSITCVNPPVNKTVKNGDSVAISCLYATAGEGMMKHFCKEKENFNCTSLVSTYTANYTIRERFTLTDNVQQRYFNVTISTLSHTDAGRYRCAMEGYNNNNNSIPCLTEIHLSVFTESNTTPKTSVRLPSSDQGTAFPEDDNPPNTGMIGGVSGCLALLVILLAVLLLVKDKLLKTQMCCAARGSSEQRTNIGHNTEGNHGDHNYEDIEMQEPQASPGDALLSVYSTASLPKDELHYVSVSFQKNSVSVSTEDNQPPDTVKNGSCDYSSISSPQVATHPPVTVQTVYSTVSKHREETGNVSPDHVKCEG, from the exons ATGACCCTGG CTCCTGCTCCTCTAAAGCCTCCAATGGCCACCTCCAGTCCTCCTATTTCAAACACAGTTCAAGTCCTCATGAGGAATCAGCAGCATTCAGCAAGAGCTACAG TGAGTGCAAGTTTCTTGACAGGAACCAAAGGAGGGCCTGGCAGCATTACCT GTGTCAACCCACCAGTGAACAAGACTGTTAAAAATGGAGACTCTGTTGCCATCAGCTGCCTGTATGCGACAGCTGGTGAAGGCATGATGAAACACTTctgcaaagaaaaggaaaactttaACTGCACAAGTCTAGTATCGACTTACACTGCAAATTACACAATACGAGAAAGGTTTACTCTGACAGATAACGTACAGCAAAGATACTTCAATGTGACCATTTCCACACTGAGCCATACTGATGCAGGAAGATATCGGTGTGCTATGGAAGgatataacaacaacaacaactccaTTCCATGTTTGACTGAGATCCAcctgtctgttttca CTGAAAGTAACACCACACCCAAAACATCAGTCCGTCTACCATCTTCTGACCAAGGCACTGCATTCCCAGAGGATGACAACCCTCCAAACACAG GTATGATTGGAGGTGTGAGCGGATGTCTGGCATTGTTGGTGATACTTTTGGCTGTACTTCTACTGGTTAAAGACAAACTactcaaaacacaaa tgtgttgtgCTGCAAGGGGATCATCAGAGCAGCGGACAAATATTGGACATAACACAgag GGAAATCATGGAGATCACAACTATGAAGATATAGAGATGCAGGAGCCGCAGGCAAGCCCAGGAGATGCACTGCTGTCCGTTTATTCCACCGCCAGCCTTCCCAAAGATGAGCTCCATTATGTCAGCGTCAGTTTCCAGAAGAACTCTGTCAGTGTTTCAACAGAGGACAACCAACCTCCTGACACAGTTAAAAATGGCTCCTGTGACTACTCCTCTATCAGCAGTCCTCAGGTTGCCACCCATCCTCCAGTGACAGTACAGACTGTGTATTCTACAGTCTCAAAGCACAGGGAAGAGACAGGCAATGTTTCACCTGATCATGTTAAGTGTGAAGGATGA
- the LOC124068794 gene encoding CMRF35-like molecule 8 isoform X4 produces the protein MRQLKSSSSKKLVYSGAGLVMVVLAVATVVLIFFIHRRTGIRGKQSKIHLSAQEGGLVSISCPYDPGYEGYPKYFSKVSASFLTGTKGGPGSITCVNPPVNKTVKNGDSVAISCLYATAGEGMMKHFCKEKENFNCTSLVSTYTANYTIRERFTLTDNVQQRYFNVTISTLSHTDAGRYRCAMEGYNNNNNSIPCLTEIHLSVFTESNTTPKTSVRLPSSDQGTAFPEDDNPPNTGMIGGVSGCLALLVILLAVLLLVKDKLLKTQMCCAARGSSEQRTNIGHNTEGNHGDHNYEDIEMQEPQASPGDALLSVYSTASLPKDELHYVSVSFQKNSVSVSTEDNQPPDTVKNGSCDYSSISSPQVATHPPVTVQTVYSTVSKHREETGNVSPDHVKCEG, from the exons ATGAGGCAATTAAAATCATCATCCTCTA AGAAGCTGGTGTATAGCGGAGCAGGACTTGTGATGGTTGTCCTGGCCGTGGCCACAGTTGTTCTGATATTCTTCATACATCGAAGAACAG gAATCAGAGGCAAACAATCAAAGATTCACCTATCAGCCCAAGAAGGAGGACTGGTCAGCATCTCCTGCCCATATGACCCTGGGTATGAAGGATATCCTAAATATTTCTCTAAAG TGAGTGCAAGTTTCTTGACAGGAACCAAAGGAGGGCCTGGCAGCATTACCT GTGTCAACCCACCAGTGAACAAGACTGTTAAAAATGGAGACTCTGTTGCCATCAGCTGCCTGTATGCGACAGCTGGTGAAGGCATGATGAAACACTTctgcaaagaaaaggaaaactttaACTGCACAAGTCTAGTATCGACTTACACTGCAAATTACACAATACGAGAAAGGTTTACTCTGACAGATAACGTACAGCAAAGATACTTCAATGTGACCATTTCCACACTGAGCCATACTGATGCAGGAAGATATCGGTGTGCTATGGAAGgatataacaacaacaacaactccaTTCCATGTTTGACTGAGATCCAcctgtctgttttca CTGAAAGTAACACCACACCCAAAACATCAGTCCGTCTACCATCTTCTGACCAAGGCACTGCATTCCCAGAGGATGACAACCCTCCAAACACAG GTATGATTGGAGGTGTGAGCGGATGTCTGGCATTGTTGGTGATACTTTTGGCTGTACTTCTACTGGTTAAAGACAAACTactcaaaacacaaa tgtgttgtgCTGCAAGGGGATCATCAGAGCAGCGGACAAATATTGGACATAACACAgag GGAAATCATGGAGATCACAACTATGAAGATATAGAGATGCAGGAGCCGCAGGCAAGCCCAGGAGATGCACTGCTGTCCGTTTATTCCACCGCCAGCCTTCCCAAAGATGAGCTCCATTATGTCAGCGTCAGTTTCCAGAAGAACTCTGTCAGTGTTTCAACAGAGGACAACCAACCTCCTGACACAGTTAAAAATGGCTCCTGTGACTACTCCTCTATCAGCAGTCCTCAGGTTGCCACCCATCCTCCAGTGACAGTACAGACTGTGTATTCTACAGTCTCAAAGCACAGGGAAGAGACAGGCAATGTTTCACCTGATCATGTTAAGTGTGAAGGATGA
- the LOC124068848 gene encoding uncharacterized protein LOC124068848 isoform X2 produces MGTMWISWRTATTVIIIILQIQALISVRTTAVTGVEGQPFYFRYKHNQWVTVGRFSVYDNTTGAFFIVRVDELSSDDSGTYWCGVDISLHPDEISAIQLDVSRGTELTIFQNDFPVDKLHLPLYLIAVMCVAAILCVCLFTFSLLLALNCRRSGIHQHSETSSNYETTMPGVGTEHELHYGCSDPDCADLSGSPPPLPDAYSHFTSNHQDAPGLSEYVDVDVPGHICHYQHLDLSCSEEHIYHRLHVNNGPKDEPLGVKDHINC; encoded by the exons ATGGGAACGATGTGGATCTCGTGGAGAACAGCTACAACTGTCATCATTATTATACTACAAATCCAAG ctctgaTCAGTGTCAGAACCACAGCTGTTACTGGTGTGGAAGGTCAGCCGTTTTACTTCAGAT acaaacacaaccagTGGGTGACAGTCGGACGTTTCTCTGTGTATGACAACACCACCGGAGCTTTTTTCATCGTCAGGGTGGATGAACTGAGCTCAGACGACAGTGGGACATACTGGTGTGGGGTAGACATCAGCTTGCATCCTGATGAAATCAGTGCCATACAACTGGATGTTTCCCGAG GAACTGAACTTACCATCTTTCAAAATGACTTCCCAGTGGACA AGCTCCACCTGCCGCTGTACCTGATTGCAGTGATGTGTGTGGCAgcaatattgtgtgtgtgtctgtttacattttctcttctgCTGGCTCTTAATTGCAGAAGATCAGGCATACACCAGCATAGCGAG ACATCATCCAACTACGAGACAACGATGCCTGGTGTAGGAACTGAACATGAACTCCACTATGGCTGCTCGGATCCAGACTGTGCTGATCTTTCAGGTTCACCGCCTCCACTACCCGATGCCTACTCCCACTTCACATCGAATCATCAGGATGCCCCTGGCCTCAGTGAATATGTTGATGTGGATGTACCAGGGCACATCTGCCACTACCAACATCTGGATCTCAGCTGTTCAGAGGAGCACATCTATCACAGACTTCATGTAAACAACGGACCTAAAGATGAACCTCTGGGAGTCAAAGATCACATTAACTGTTGA
- the LOC124068794 gene encoding CMRF35-like molecule 8 isoform X1 — protein sequence MRQLKSSSSKKLVYSGAGLVMVVLAVATVVLIFFIHRRTGIRGKQSKIHLSAQEGGLVSISCPYDPGYEGYPKYFSKGDYGKRSTIIRTTDGKPKNTIRKGKFYLCDDTKKRILNVTIHNLNLNDAGTYWCEIDTYGFDPKIQIELRVHKAPAPLKPPMATSSPPISNTVQVLMRNQQHSARATVSASFLTGTKGGPGSITCVNPPVNKTVKNGDSVAISCLYATAGEGMMKHFCKEKENFNCTSLVSTYTANYTIRERFTLTDNVQQRYFNVTISTLSHTDAGRYRCAMEGYNNNNNSIPCLTEIHLSVFTESNTTPKTSVRLPSSDQGTAFPEDDNPPNTGMIGGVSGCLALLVILLAVLLLVKDKLLKTQMCCAARGSSEQRTNIGHNTEGNHGDHNYEDIEMQEPQASPGDALLSVYSTASLPKDELHYVSVSFQKNSVSVSTEDNQPPDTVKNGSCDYSSISSPQVATHPPVTVQTVYSTVSKHREETGNVSPDHVKCEG from the exons ATGAGGCAATTAAAATCATCATCCTCTA AGAAGCTGGTGTATAGCGGAGCAGGACTTGTGATGGTTGTCCTGGCCGTGGCCACAGTTGTTCTGATATTCTTCATACATCGAAGAACAG gAATCAGAGGCAAACAATCAAAGATTCACCTATCAGCCCAAGAAGGAGGACTGGTCAGCATCTCCTGCCCATATGACCCTGGGTATGAAGGATATCCTAAATATTTCTCTAAAGGTGATTATGGTAAAAGGTCTACGATTATTAGAACCACTGATGGAAAGCCCAAAAACACCATAAGAAAAGGGAAATTTTATCTCTGTGATGATACCAAAAAACGAATCCTGAACGTGACCATCCATAACCTGAACCTGAATGATGCTGGGACATACTGGTGTGAAATAGATACATATGGTTTTGATCCTAAAATACAAATTGAACTCAGAGTCCACAAAG CTCCTGCTCCTCTAAAGCCTCCAATGGCCACCTCCAGTCCTCCTATTTCAAACACAGTTCAAGTCCTCATGAGGAATCAGCAGCATTCAGCAAGAGCTACAG TGAGTGCAAGTTTCTTGACAGGAACCAAAGGAGGGCCTGGCAGCATTACCT GTGTCAACCCACCAGTGAACAAGACTGTTAAAAATGGAGACTCTGTTGCCATCAGCTGCCTGTATGCGACAGCTGGTGAAGGCATGATGAAACACTTctgcaaagaaaaggaaaactttaACTGCACAAGTCTAGTATCGACTTACACTGCAAATTACACAATACGAGAAAGGTTTACTCTGACAGATAACGTACAGCAAAGATACTTCAATGTGACCATTTCCACACTGAGCCATACTGATGCAGGAAGATATCGGTGTGCTATGGAAGgatataacaacaacaacaactccaTTCCATGTTTGACTGAGATCCAcctgtctgttttca CTGAAAGTAACACCACACCCAAAACATCAGTCCGTCTACCATCTTCTGACCAAGGCACTGCATTCCCAGAGGATGACAACCCTCCAAACACAG GTATGATTGGAGGTGTGAGCGGATGTCTGGCATTGTTGGTGATACTTTTGGCTGTACTTCTACTGGTTAAAGACAAACTactcaaaacacaaa tgtgttgtgCTGCAAGGGGATCATCAGAGCAGCGGACAAATATTGGACATAACACAgag GGAAATCATGGAGATCACAACTATGAAGATATAGAGATGCAGGAGCCGCAGGCAAGCCCAGGAGATGCACTGCTGTCCGTTTATTCCACCGCCAGCCTTCCCAAAGATGAGCTCCATTATGTCAGCGTCAGTTTCCAGAAGAACTCTGTCAGTGTTTCAACAGAGGACAACCAACCTCCTGACACAGTTAAAAATGGCTCCTGTGACTACTCCTCTATCAGCAGTCCTCAGGTTGCCACCCATCCTCCAGTGACAGTACAGACTGTGTATTCTACAGTCTCAAAGCACAGGGAAGAGACAGGCAATGTTTCACCTGATCATGTTAAGTGTGAAGGATGA
- the LOC124068848 gene encoding uncharacterized protein LOC124068848 isoform X1, which yields MGTMWISWRTATTVIIIILQIQALISVRTTAVTGVEGQPFYFRCEYLDGQQSNVKFFSHVDDVSSNHLIWTDKHNQWVTVGRFSVYDNTTGAFFIVRVDELSSDDSGTYWCGVDISLHPDEISAIQLDVSRGTELTIFQNDFPVDKLHLPLYLIAVMCVAAILCVCLFTFSLLLALNCRRSGIHQHSETSSNYETTMPGVGTEHELHYGCSDPDCADLSGSPPPLPDAYSHFTSNHQDAPGLSEYVDVDVPGHICHYQHLDLSCSEEHIYHRLHVNNGPKDEPLGVKDHINC from the exons ATGGGAACGATGTGGATCTCGTGGAGAACAGCTACAACTGTCATCATTATTATACTACAAATCCAAG ctctgaTCAGTGTCAGAACCACAGCTGTTACTGGTGTGGAAGGTCAGCCGTTTTACTTCAGATGTGAGTATCTAGACGGCCAGCAGAGCAATGTTAAATTCTTCAGCCATGTTGATGATGTTTCCTCCAACCACCTGATatggacagacaaacacaaccagTGGGTGACAGTCGGACGTTTCTCTGTGTATGACAACACCACCGGAGCTTTTTTCATCGTCAGGGTGGATGAACTGAGCTCAGACGACAGTGGGACATACTGGTGTGGGGTAGACATCAGCTTGCATCCTGATGAAATCAGTGCCATACAACTGGATGTTTCCCGAG GAACTGAACTTACCATCTTTCAAAATGACTTCCCAGTGGACA AGCTCCACCTGCCGCTGTACCTGATTGCAGTGATGTGTGTGGCAgcaatattgtgtgtgtgtctgtttacattttctcttctgCTGGCTCTTAATTGCAGAAGATCAGGCATACACCAGCATAGCGAG ACATCATCCAACTACGAGACAACGATGCCTGGTGTAGGAACTGAACATGAACTCCACTATGGCTGCTCGGATCCAGACTGTGCTGATCTTTCAGGTTCACCGCCTCCACTACCCGATGCCTACTCCCACTTCACATCGAATCATCAGGATGCCCCTGGCCTCAGTGAATATGTTGATGTGGATGTACCAGGGCACATCTGCCACTACCAACATCTGGATCTCAGCTGTTCAGAGGAGCACATCTATCACAGACTTCATGTAAACAACGGACCTAAAGATGAACCTCTGGGAGTCAAAGATCACATTAACTGTTGA
- the LOC124068794 gene encoding CMRF35-like molecule 8 isoform X2 codes for MITQAILTPTSHHQSLRSSHTISATQVLASTGIRGKQSKIHLSAQEGGLVSISCPYDPGYEGYPKYFSKGDYGKRSTIIRTTDGKPKNTIRKGKFYLCDDTKKRILNVTIHNLNLNDAGTYWCEIDTYGFDPKIQIELRVHKAPAPLKPPMATSSPPISNTVQVLMRNQQHSARATVSASFLTGTKGGPGSITCVNPPVNKTVKNGDSVAISCLYATAGEGMMKHFCKEKENFNCTSLVSTYTANYTIRERFTLTDNVQQRYFNVTISTLSHTDAGRYRCAMEGYNNNNNSIPCLTEIHLSVFTESNTTPKTSVRLPSSDQGTAFPEDDNPPNTGMIGGVSGCLALLVILLAVLLLVKDKLLKTQMCCAARGSSEQRTNIGHNTEGNHGDHNYEDIEMQEPQASPGDALLSVYSTASLPKDELHYVSVSFQKNSVSVSTEDNQPPDTVKNGSCDYSSISSPQVATHPPVTVQTVYSTVSKHREETGNVSPDHVKCEG; via the exons ATGATCACGCAGGCAATATTGACTCCAACTTCACATCATCAGAGTCTCAGATCGAGTCACACAATCTCTGCTACTCAAGTGTTAGCTTCAACAG gAATCAGAGGCAAACAATCAAAGATTCACCTATCAGCCCAAGAAGGAGGACTGGTCAGCATCTCCTGCCCATATGACCCTGGGTATGAAGGATATCCTAAATATTTCTCTAAAGGTGATTATGGTAAAAGGTCTACGATTATTAGAACCACTGATGGAAAGCCCAAAAACACCATAAGAAAAGGGAAATTTTATCTCTGTGATGATACCAAAAAACGAATCCTGAACGTGACCATCCATAACCTGAACCTGAATGATGCTGGGACATACTGGTGTGAAATAGATACATATGGTTTTGATCCTAAAATACAAATTGAACTCAGAGTCCACAAAG CTCCTGCTCCTCTAAAGCCTCCAATGGCCACCTCCAGTCCTCCTATTTCAAACACAGTTCAAGTCCTCATGAGGAATCAGCAGCATTCAGCAAGAGCTACAG TGAGTGCAAGTTTCTTGACAGGAACCAAAGGAGGGCCTGGCAGCATTACCT GTGTCAACCCACCAGTGAACAAGACTGTTAAAAATGGAGACTCTGTTGCCATCAGCTGCCTGTATGCGACAGCTGGTGAAGGCATGATGAAACACTTctgcaaagaaaaggaaaactttaACTGCACAAGTCTAGTATCGACTTACACTGCAAATTACACAATACGAGAAAGGTTTACTCTGACAGATAACGTACAGCAAAGATACTTCAATGTGACCATTTCCACACTGAGCCATACTGATGCAGGAAGATATCGGTGTGCTATGGAAGgatataacaacaacaacaactccaTTCCATGTTTGACTGAGATCCAcctgtctgttttca CTGAAAGTAACACCACACCCAAAACATCAGTCCGTCTACCATCTTCTGACCAAGGCACTGCATTCCCAGAGGATGACAACCCTCCAAACACAG GTATGATTGGAGGTGTGAGCGGATGTCTGGCATTGTTGGTGATACTTTTGGCTGTACTTCTACTGGTTAAAGACAAACTactcaaaacacaaa tgtgttgtgCTGCAAGGGGATCATCAGAGCAGCGGACAAATATTGGACATAACACAgag GGAAATCATGGAGATCACAACTATGAAGATATAGAGATGCAGGAGCCGCAGGCAAGCCCAGGAGATGCACTGCTGTCCGTTTATTCCACCGCCAGCCTTCCCAAAGATGAGCTCCATTATGTCAGCGTCAGTTTCCAGAAGAACTCTGTCAGTGTTTCAACAGAGGACAACCAACCTCCTGACACAGTTAAAAATGGCTCCTGTGACTACTCCTCTATCAGCAGTCCTCAGGTTGCCACCCATCCTCCAGTGACAGTACAGACTGTGTATTCTACAGTCTCAAAGCACAGGGAAGAGACAGGCAATGTTTCACCTGATCATGTTAAGTGTGAAGGATGA